The DNA segment ATCCGGCCCTCTTCGAGCACAATCACCAGATCGGCGCGGCGGAGCGTGCTGAGGCGATGAGCGATGACGAACGTGGTTCGTCCACGCATGGCGCTTTCCATTGCTGCCAGGATTTCATGCTCGGT comes from the Pirellulales bacterium genome and includes:
- a CDS encoding ABC transporter ATP-binding protein gives rise to the protein TEHEILAAMESAMRGRTTFVIAHRLSTLRRADLVIVLEEGRIVERGTHEQLMRQEGHYLTSARIQADAAWAAPAA